CCTTTCCGAAATGGCCACACTCGGCGAGGGCGACAACATATTCGAGTTGGCGGAGGGTAGGACGAAAAGGCATAGGCGATAGTTAGTTACTATGGACTGAATTACCACAATCAATTGGCGCAATTGATTGCCTGCCACCAGATAATTCTCGTTGTCATCAACCAAGGTATGCATATGGACCCCTTCATGGAATCTCTTCGCAATCGCCCCGCCGCGATCCAGGAACGTATCGAGCGCGAGCAGGCGCGTCCTGCCCCCGACAGCTTGAGGCTCTACGGATTGAAAAACCTCAAGCTGAAATTTCGCGATCAGATCGAATATCCACGAGTTACTCAACCGTGAAGGCAGGGGACATCCATTCCCGTTATACGCCCCAGATCCTTTACGCCCTCGATGGCGGTGCCGCGCACGTGAGGTCACTTCCATGCATCTCCAAACGCGCCAGGCCGCGAAACTCAGCCGCGTCGCCAGATACGGTGGCGTCGCCCTGATCGTCGCATGGTCGCTGCTCGCACTTTGCACGTATGCCGGCATCGAGGCGGCAGTCGGCTGGATGGCCGGCATGGGCGCTGCCGACGGCTTGATCGCCCGGTTTGCGCAGGTCGCCGCTCCGCTTGACGGGCCGCTCATTACGATCGTCTGGTTTCTCGGACTCGCGGTCTTAGTGCTGTAACCATACTGATCCTCCGG
The sequence above is drawn from the Rhodoligotrophos appendicifer genome and encodes:
- a CDS encoding DUF465 domain-containing protein: MESLRNRPAAIQERIEREQARPAPDSLRLYGLKNLKLKFRDQIEYPRVTQP